In Roseofilum reptotaenium CS-1145, the following are encoded in one genomic region:
- a CDS encoding beta-ketoacyl synthase N-terminal-like domain-containing protein — protein MSKSSELSPLQRSVLVIEGLKNKIKTLENAQTEAIAIVGMACRFPGGANTPEAFWHLLSEGVDGISELKGDRWKVNDYYDPKPGTPGKMYTCEAGCVDNIDQFDPQFFNISPREAMTIDPQHRLLLEVSWEALEQSGNIPDRIQGSPTGVFVGISATEYSWIAKQANADLSMGAYAVTGLPLYGAAGRLSYTFGLTGPSMAIDTACSSSLVALHQACNSLRQKECDMALAGGVNLFLLPNGFIWLSQAQMSSPDGRCKTFDESADGAGWGSGCGMLVLKRLSDALDSRDNILATIRGSAVNQDGPTSGFTVPNSASQQQVIRQALRNAQLNPSQVSYIEAHGTGTPLGDPIELRSLAEVFAQDGARQEPLAIASVKTNIGHLASAAGISGVMKAILQLQHQQIAPHLHLKQPTSKFNWQETSFYIPTQLTPWKAKEGTRIAGVSSFGASGTNAHILLEEAPLASRSEAEFERPYHLLTLSAKTEKALSELIERYSTHLETHKDLKLADICFTANTGRSHFNHRLALLAQDRQELLNKLRGSEQNRWSGHLHNEAKPPKVSFLFTGQGSQYLNMGKELYETQPIFRQALEQCEAILRSELDWSLLDLLYPQTSDSDALLDQTAYTQPTLFALEYALVQLWKSWGIKPNWVMGHSVGEYVAATVAGVFSLEDGLKLIAARGKLMQNLPGEGTMAAVMASEETVKAAISSDPSVSLAAINGPTSVVISGARNAITHWCNQLESQGIKTKSLNVSHGFHSQLMEPILAEFEAIANSITYHVPKIPLISNLSGTRADSSIATARYWVNHIRQPVRFAPSMETLHQEGCKIFLEIGPKPILLGMGRYCISEPEILWLPSLHPAIQDWQQILSSLSQLYITGIKVDWKGCDRPYPRQKSILPTYPFQHQSYWVEISELAEKGSSDIMHNYYVRLAIHAFENGQLQEFQHHLEQVENMSNLELKAFLNNQSQSPIFASLLAGDWEKVSEISTQVERMSEEEIKSTIR, from the coding sequence ATGAGTAAATCTAGTGAACTTTCCCCCTTGCAACGCTCTGTGTTGGTGATTGAAGGATTAAAAAATAAGATCAAAACTCTGGAAAATGCCCAAACGGAAGCGATCGCCATTGTCGGTATGGCCTGTCGTTTTCCGGGAGGCGCGAACACTCCCGAAGCCTTTTGGCATCTTTTATCTGAGGGAGTCGATGGCATTAGCGAACTCAAGGGCGATCGCTGGAAGGTCAATGACTACTATGACCCCAAACCAGGAACTCCGGGGAAAATGTACACCTGTGAGGCAGGATGCGTGGACAATATTGACCAATTTGACCCTCAATTTTTCAATATTTCACCGCGAGAAGCGATGACCATTGATCCCCAACATCGTTTACTGCTAGAGGTCAGTTGGGAAGCTTTAGAACAGAGCGGTAATATTCCCGACAGAATACAAGGGAGTCCCACCGGAGTTTTTGTGGGCATCAGTGCCACAGAATATAGTTGGATTGCCAAACAAGCCAACGCTGACCTGAGCATGGGAGCCTATGCAGTAACCGGTTTACCTTTATATGGTGCAGCCGGTCGCTTATCCTATACCTTTGGATTAACTGGCCCTTCCATGGCGATCGATACGGCCTGTTCTTCTTCTCTAGTGGCGCTCCATCAAGCCTGTAATAGCTTGCGCCAAAAAGAATGTGATATGGCTTTAGCCGGTGGGGTGAACCTATTTCTCTTGCCTAATGGCTTTATTTGGCTCTCTCAAGCCCAAATGTCCTCCCCCGATGGTCGGTGTAAAACCTTTGACGAGAGTGCAGATGGTGCGGGTTGGGGATCGGGTTGTGGGATGTTAGTCCTCAAACGTCTATCGGATGCTTTAGACTCACGGGACAATATTTTAGCAACTATTCGAGGCTCTGCTGTCAATCAAGATGGGCCAACCAGTGGCTTTACGGTTCCCAATAGTGCTTCCCAGCAACAAGTGATTCGTCAAGCCTTGAGAAATGCCCAACTGAATCCCTCTCAGGTGAGTTATATTGAGGCTCATGGAACAGGAACGCCTCTCGGAGACCCCATTGAATTAAGATCTTTGGCAGAAGTGTTTGCACAAGACGGGGCGAGACAGGAGCCTTTGGCGATCGCCTCAGTGAAAACGAATATCGGTCATTTGGCTTCCGCCGCAGGCATTTCTGGCGTGATGAAAGCGATCTTACAGTTGCAACATCAACAGATTGCGCCTCATCTGCACTTGAAACAACCCACCTCTAAATTTAATTGGCAAGAAACTTCCTTCTATATTCCCACCCAACTCACCCCTTGGAAAGCAAAAGAAGGTACAAGAATTGCAGGAGTGAGTTCTTTTGGTGCAAGTGGAACCAATGCCCATATTCTCTTGGAAGAAGCACCTCTAGCGAGTCGAAGTGAAGCGGAATTCGAGCGTCCCTACCATCTCTTAACTTTATCGGCAAAAACTGAAAAAGCCCTATCTGAGTTAATTGAGCGCTACTCAACCCATCTGGAAACCCATAAAGACTTGAAACTCGCTGATATTTGCTTTACCGCTAATACAGGGCGATCGCATTTTAATCATCGTCTGGCACTTTTGGCTCAGGATCGACAAGAGTTACTCAATAAACTGCGGGGTTCTGAACAAAATCGATGGTCGGGACACCTGCACAATGAGGCCAAACCTCCTAAAGTTTCCTTCCTCTTTACCGGACAAGGTTCTCAGTATTTAAATATGGGCAAGGAGTTGTATGAAACTCAACCCATTTTTCGCCAAGCTTTAGAGCAGTGCGAGGCCATTTTACGCTCCGAATTGGATTGGTCTTTACTAGACCTTCTCTATCCTCAAACGAGTGATTCAGATGCTCTCTTAGATCAAACCGCCTATACTCAACCCACATTATTTGCCTTAGAATATGCCCTCGTTCAACTGTGGAAATCTTGGGGAATTAAACCCAATTGGGTGATGGGTCATAGTGTGGGAGAATATGTAGCTGCTACCGTCGCTGGGGTGTTTAGCTTAGAAGACGGTTTAAAACTAATTGCTGCACGGGGCAAGTTGATGCAGAACTTACCCGGAGAGGGGACAATGGCAGCCGTTATGGCATCCGAAGAAACGGTGAAAGCAGCGATCTCCTCTGACCCTAGTGTATCCCTTGCCGCCATTAATGGCCCGACCAGTGTCGTGATTTCTGGAGCCAGAAACGCCATCACCCATTGGTGTAACCAGCTAGAGTCCCAGGGGATTAAGACCAAGTCGCTCAACGTTTCCCATGGATTTCACTCTCAGTTAATGGAACCCATATTAGCGGAGTTTGAGGCGATCGCCAATTCCATCACCTACCACGTGCCCAAAATTCCCCTCATCTCCAATCTCAGTGGAACTCGCGCCGACTCTAGTATCGCTACGGCTCGTTACTGGGTCAATCATATTCGTCAACCCGTCCGATTTGCCCCCAGCATGGAAACCTTACATCAAGAAGGATGTAAAATTTTCCTCGAAATTGGCCCCAAACCCATCTTATTAGGCATGGGACGATACTGTATTTCTGAACCTGAAATTTTGTGGTTACCGTCCTTACATCCCGCCATCCAGGACTGGCAACAAATCCTATCAAGTTTAAGCCAGTTATATATTACAGGGATTAAAGTCGATTGGAAAGGCTGCGATCGTCCTTATCCTCGTCAAAAATCCATTTTACCCACTTATCCCTTTCAACACCAATCTTATTGGGTGGAAATATCGGAATTGGCAGAAAAGGGATCTTCTGATATCATGCATAATTATTATGTCAGATTGGCAATCCATGCTTTTGAAAATGGTCAGTTGCAGGAGTTTCAACACCACTTAGAACAGGTTGAAAACATGTCTAATCTAGAACTTAAAGCGTTTTTAAATAACCAAAGTCAATCCCCCATCTTTGCGTCCCTATTGGCCGGTGATTGGGAAAAGGTATCTGAGATTTCAACTCAAGTTGAACGGATGTCGGAGGAAGAAATAAAATCCACAATTCGCTAA
- a CDS encoding SDR family NAD(P)-dependent oxidoreductase, with translation MNQFEDLAQIFQRLSRLSPEQLRALEILLLNNGQNVPNESKTLLGDYYDELSAIEDEDAIINYPAIPQIINDFSWVFIGEKSTKSYEIARAARQEMRRMSWRVIDFSACKNALDVGCGHGTDVVELTRKYPHLSVTGYTLSSKQVEIGSGKIEKFKLQDRAQILRRDSSKDDFPGSYDLVYGFEVICHIPDKKGLFDNIDRHLNENGHLVFADFFSNASFSIDYEAHSSYLITKAEWIELLSNHHLQVVSYVDISHEVGNGLYDPNVQENIDYICQLKNLNENAKTGIESYMNLYKLLRKGLLSYVLVTAQKRENLSVQELYDLNQKQLEVSLTYPEVSLQQLFYGIEWQLREKNSKVSTGQNPGHWLILADGNGFGKRLKGLLEKQGQQCTLVYPKGQTQHKEPEDWEVNPLNPQEFTDLCQKLGATHPEDWRGMIHLWSLESPTPENLSEEQLRNAQNLGCGSALHLLQGLLKSGLKRNWPKLWLVTQGSQPVGENPKNLAVAQSSLWGFGQVVSLEHPHLWGALVDLDPETDRMELLLAELLNPTAEDRIAFRSGQAYVARLAKTLVAESEAVSFTEEGTYLITGGLGALGLRTAEWMIEKGAKSLILISRSQPSPEKQNQIARLQEQGAKVRAVQVDVCDRQALESVIEKIPDSMPPLKGVIHLAGVSGGIEPVENITHADLESVLAAKVMGGWNLHQLTQTLDLECFVCFSSIAAVWGSFGQSHYGGANAFLDSLVHYRRSLGLPGVSINWGAWSGGGMANAEDLEELSKRGVYSISPAQGMGALEQLWNSTQVQTTVAEVDWSRFKEIYTVGKDRLFLEHMGLRSPEEDETPSTAPQSEILTQLQRASLPERKKRLTQYIQQEIGKLLKYPANQLPDLQLGFFEMGIDSLTAVELRNELSSGLSCALSAATLFDCSNIRDLAEFILTEFFTEPASGEQNPTPSTPWSAELGDLSDEQLEDEISQELEGIETLLAEGE, from the coding sequence ATGAATCAGTTTGAAGATTTGGCTCAAATATTTCAGCGACTGTCTCGACTCTCTCCAGAACAACTGCGAGCCTTAGAAATCCTGTTGTTGAACAACGGTCAAAATGTCCCGAATGAGTCGAAAACGCTTCTGGGCGATTACTATGATGAATTGTCGGCAATTGAAGATGAAGACGCGATCATTAACTACCCAGCGATTCCGCAAATCATTAATGACTTTTCCTGGGTCTTTATTGGTGAAAAATCCACCAAATCTTACGAAATAGCACGAGCTGCTCGACAGGAAATGAGGAGAATGTCCTGGAGAGTTATCGACTTCTCAGCCTGCAAAAATGCCTTGGATGTGGGCTGTGGTCATGGAACAGATGTCGTTGAACTCACTCGCAAGTATCCCCATTTATCCGTAACTGGATATACCTTATCCAGCAAGCAAGTAGAAATTGGAAGCGGTAAAATCGAGAAATTTAAGTTACAAGACCGTGCCCAAATTTTACGTCGAGACAGTTCTAAAGATGATTTCCCAGGTTCCTACGATTTAGTCTATGGATTTGAAGTAATTTGTCATATTCCCGATAAAAAAGGACTCTTTGATAACATCGATCGCCACCTGAATGAGAACGGACATCTCGTCTTTGCTGACTTTTTCTCCAATGCGTCTTTCTCCATTGACTACGAAGCGCACTCTTCCTATCTAATCACCAAAGCGGAATGGATTGAATTGCTCTCTAACCATCATCTGCAAGTGGTCAGTTATGTGGATATCAGCCATGAAGTCGGCAATGGACTCTATGACCCCAACGTACAAGAAAATATTGATTATATTTGCCAGCTCAAGAACTTAAACGAAAATGCCAAAACTGGGATTGAGTCCTACATGAACTTATACAAGTTATTGCGTAAGGGATTATTGAGCTATGTCCTGGTCACGGCACAAAAACGGGAGAACCTATCCGTTCAAGAACTGTATGACTTAAACCAGAAACAGCTCGAAGTTTCTCTCACGTATCCCGAGGTCTCCCTACAACAGCTTTTCTATGGCATTGAATGGCAACTGCGGGAGAAAAACTCCAAAGTTTCTACAGGACAAAACCCTGGACATTGGCTGATTCTAGCTGATGGAAATGGGTTCGGGAAACGCTTAAAAGGGTTGCTGGAAAAACAGGGGCAACAGTGTACATTAGTTTATCCAAAAGGTCAGACTCAACACAAGGAACCAGAAGATTGGGAAGTGAACCCCTTAAACCCCCAAGAGTTTACAGACCTCTGCCAGAAATTAGGAGCGACTCATCCTGAAGATTGGCGAGGAATGATTCATCTCTGGAGTTTGGAGAGTCCTACTCCAGAAAACTTAAGTGAAGAGCAGTTAAGAAATGCCCAAAACTTGGGCTGTGGCAGTGCCCTGCATCTCCTGCAAGGTCTGCTCAAATCGGGCTTAAAGAGGAACTGGCCGAAACTTTGGCTCGTGACTCAAGGGAGTCAACCCGTAGGGGAAAATCCCAAAAACTTAGCCGTTGCTCAATCGAGTTTATGGGGATTTGGACAGGTGGTCTCTTTAGAACATCCTCACTTATGGGGAGCTTTAGTGGACTTAGACCCAGAAACAGATAGGATGGAATTATTGCTCGCCGAACTGCTGAATCCCACGGCTGAAGACCGAATTGCGTTTCGTTCTGGACAAGCCTATGTTGCCCGTTTAGCCAAAACCCTAGTGGCTGAGTCGGAAGCGGTATCCTTTACAGAAGAAGGCACTTATTTGATTACAGGTGGACTGGGAGCGCTGGGTTTGCGAACGGCTGAATGGATGATTGAGAAAGGAGCAAAATCTCTGATTTTAATCAGTCGAAGTCAACCGTCTCCAGAGAAACAGAATCAAATTGCTCGTTTGCAGGAACAAGGCGCTAAGGTGAGGGCGGTACAAGTCGATGTGTGCGATCGCCAAGCCTTAGAATCTGTAATAGAGAAAATCCCCGACTCCATGCCCCCTCTCAAAGGCGTGATTCATCTAGCTGGGGTTTCTGGAGGGATTGAACCGGTAGAAAACATTACCCATGCAGACTTGGAGTCCGTTCTCGCGGCCAAAGTGATGGGAGGATGGAATCTCCATCAACTGACTCAAACTCTAGACCTAGAGTGTTTTGTGTGCTTTTCATCCATTGCTGCCGTTTGGGGTTCTTTTGGTCAATCTCACTACGGCGGAGCCAATGCCTTCCTTGATAGCTTAGTCCATTATCGGCGCTCTCTGGGCTTACCAGGGGTGAGTATTAATTGGGGGGCTTGGTCTGGAGGTGGTATGGCCAATGCAGAAGATTTAGAAGAGCTGAGTAAGCGAGGCGTGTACTCCATTTCTCCAGCCCAAGGGATGGGAGCCTTAGAGCAACTTTGGAATAGCACCCAGGTGCAAACTACTGTGGCTGAGGTCGATTGGAGTCGGTTCAAAGAGATTTACACCGTGGGTAAGGATCGCCTATTCTTAGAACACATGGGATTGCGATCGCCCGAAGAAGACGAAACGCCCTCCACAGCACCCCAATCTGAAATTCTTACCCAACTGCAAAGAGCATCTTTGCCAGAGCGTAAAAAACGCTTAACTCAATATATCCAACAAGAAATCGGTAAACTGCTCAAATATCCAGCCAACCAACTTCCCGATTTACAGCTAGGATTCTTTGAGATGGGTATCGATTCCCTCACCGCCGTTGAGCTAAGAAATGAACTCAGTTCCGGCTTATCCTGTGCCCTGAGTGCTGCCACTTTATTTGATTGCTCGAATATCCGGGATTTAGCCGAATTTATCCTCACGGAGTTCTTTACTGAACCCGCTTCTGGGGAGCAAAATCCAACCCCCTCGACTCCATGGAGTGCAGAACTCGGTGACTTATCGGATGAGCAGTTAGAAGATGAAATTTCCCAAGAACTCGAAGGGATTGAAACCTTGTTAGCCGAAGGAGAGTAA